One window of Dyadobacter sandarakinus genomic DNA carries:
- a CDS encoding HigA family addiction module antitoxin translates to MRPVHPGAVLREDILKEMKISVTQAAKNLNVSRKQLSEVVNEVAAISPEMAVRLEKGFGVNAEFWLDMQKNYDIWKVRSSGTVQGISRIQIPGTLPS, encoded by the coding sequence ATGAGGCCAGTGCACCCGGGTGCAGTTCTGCGGGAGGATATTTTGAAGGAAATGAAAATATCTGTGACACAAGCGGCAAAGAATCTGAATGTCAGCCGGAAGCAACTATCGGAAGTGGTCAATGAAGTAGCGGCTATTTCGCCCGAAATGGCCGTACGCCTGGAAAAAGGGTTCGGAGTTAATGCAGAATTCTGGCTGGATATGCAAAAAAACTACGATATCTGGAAGGTACGCAGCAGTGGGACGGTACAGGGAATTAGCAGGATACAGATTCCGGGAACTTTGCCATCGTAA
- a CDS encoding type II toxin-antitoxin system RelE/ParE family toxin codes for MIKSISHKGLCMLWEKGNASKLPDAQIEELRRVLTALNTARTLEPLRAIPGYRLHSLSGTMAGMWSI; via the coding sequence ATGATCAAAAGTATAAGCCACAAAGGACTTTGTATGCTTTGGGAGAAGGGGAATGCCTCCAAATTGCCTGATGCACAAATTGAAGAGTTGAGGCGCGTTTTAACTGCCCTGAACACTGCCAGAACATTGGAGCCCCTGCGTGCCATTCCAGGGTACAGGCTGCATTCACTTTCTGGAACGATGGCGGGGATGTGGTCGATATGA
- a CDS encoding sulfatase family protein: MKGTKPEAKKPNIVLFFIDDLGYGDLSVTGALGYTTPNLDKMAKEGTRFTNFMAAQAVCSASRAALLTGCYPNRVGISGALGPKDPTGLNPKEETIAELVKAQGYATGIFGKWHLGNQEEFLPLQQGFDEYYGVPYSHDMWPLHPWQERAQYPPLHWIDGNKPGKEIKNLEDASELTPAITERAVSFIRKNKNKPFFLYVPHPLPHVPLAASAKFRGKSERGIFGDVLMELDWSVGEIMKELKAQGLDENTLVIFTSDNGPWLNYGDHAGSAGGFREGKGTSFEGGQREPTIMRWPGVVPAGRICNKLLSAIDILPTIAKLTGARLPKEKIDGVEFVDLLKGDETKTPRETFLYYYRKNSLEAVRKGDWKLVFAHPGRTYEGSLPGKNGQPGSAPEDHQYPKALYHLTRDPAERYDVLEQNPEIVAELEKIAEAAREDLGDDLQQKAGKNNREAGKGQKM, translated from the coding sequence ATGAAGGGTACCAAACCGGAGGCCAAAAAGCCCAATATAGTGCTGTTTTTCATTGATGACCTGGGATACGGCGATTTGTCGGTGACGGGGGCATTGGGTTACACAACCCCGAACCTGGATAAAATGGCCAAGGAGGGGACGCGTTTTACCAACTTCATGGCCGCTCAGGCAGTTTGCAGTGCTTCCCGCGCGGCTTTACTGACAGGCTGTTATCCCAACCGGGTCGGTATTTCGGGTGCATTGGGACCCAAGGACCCTACCGGGCTGAACCCCAAAGAAGAAACCATTGCAGAACTCGTGAAAGCACAGGGCTATGCAACCGGGATTTTTGGAAAATGGCATCTGGGAAATCAGGAGGAGTTTTTGCCTTTACAGCAGGGCTTCGACGAATATTACGGCGTGCCTTATTCCCATGACATGTGGCCTCTGCATCCATGGCAGGAACGCGCGCAATACCCGCCCCTGCACTGGATTGATGGTAACAAGCCGGGCAAGGAAATCAAAAACCTGGAAGATGCCAGCGAGCTTACGCCGGCGATCACGGAGCGTGCCGTTTCATTTATCCGTAAAAACAAAAACAAACCCTTCTTCCTGTATGTGCCGCACCCGTTGCCGCACGTACCCCTGGCTGCTTCGGCGAAGTTTCGCGGCAAGAGCGAGAGGGGAATTTTCGGGGATGTTTTAATGGAGCTCGACTGGTCGGTAGGAGAGATCATGAAGGAGCTGAAAGCCCAGGGACTGGATGAAAACACGCTGGTGATTTTTACCAGCGACAATGGTCCGTGGCTCAACTACGGCGACCATGCCGGTTCGGCAGGCGGGTTCCGCGAGGGTAAGGGTACGTCCTTTGAAGGAGGGCAGCGCGAGCCGACGATCATGCGCTGGCCGGGCGTGGTGCCTGCGGGCAGGATTTGCAACAAGCTGCTGTCGGCCATTGATATCCTGCCGACGATTGCAAAGCTGACCGGCGCCAGGTTACCCAAAGAAAAGATCGACGGAGTGGAATTTGTGGACTTACTAAAAGGGGACGAAACCAAAACACCCCGGGAGACTTTCCTGTATTATTACCGTAAAAACAGTCTGGAAGCAGTACGGAAAGGTGACTGGAAGCTGGTATTTGCACATCCCGGCCGTACTTACGAAGGTTCTTTGCCTGGTAAAAACGGCCAGCCCGGATCTGCGCCGGAGGATCACCAGTATCCCAAAGCATTGTACCACCTGACCCGTGACCCGGCTGAGCGCTACGACGTTCTGGAACAAAATCCTGAAATCGTGGCCGAGCTCGAAAAAATCGCTGAGGCCGCCCGCGAAGACCTGGGTGACGACTTGCAGCAAAAAGCTGGAAAGAATAATCGCGAAGCCGGCAAAGGCCAGAAAATGTAG
- a CDS encoding RagB/SusD family nutrient uptake outer membrane protein — protein sequence MKKFTNTINTWAMALVAGVVLISCDKDLLETVPNDRLSVDVFWKSENDARTAVNSIYLDLDSTNIISWDAMTDIAHTNQNFNVEAYVELGSYDATSAKVYNEWRKAYRGIGASNYFLDNVDKVPSTNTALINQFRGEAKALRAYQYIKLIGLFGPVPLVTSSLTLEASRQLTNTPVEELWDFVDKELTEAAALLPAAYAASETGRMTKGAALGLLARANLYAGRFQKAAAAADLVIKSGTYSLYDSYQKLFTYAAENNREVLLDRQFIKDTYPVNVFQLLAPYSQKNSQSTFVPTKALVDLYETTEGKKITDAGSGYNPAKPYLNRDPRLKYSIYLEDDVLPSGIAFKPQPTSGTADAIGSTYIASTTGFNIKKYINNEDYGNPVNSGINIILLRYAEVLLTYAEAKIELGQVDASVYNAINAVRNGRTDVKQPDVTSGSQAALRELVRRERTVELAFEGQHLFDIRRWKTAEMVMPGPVYGITYTNAQGQLVTAEAVAVNKVFDATRHYLWPIPQKELNLTPTLRQNVNW from the coding sequence ATGAAAAAATTCACAAATACCATCAATACATGGGCTATGGCGCTGGTTGCGGGCGTGGTCCTGATTTCCTGCGACAAGGATCTGCTCGAAACCGTACCCAATGACCGGCTTTCGGTGGACGTTTTCTGGAAAAGTGAGAACGATGCACGAACGGCGGTCAACTCGATCTACCTTGACCTGGACAGCACCAATATCATCAGCTGGGATGCGATGACGGACATTGCACATACAAACCAGAACTTCAACGTGGAAGCGTATGTGGAGCTGGGAAGTTACGATGCTACGAGCGCAAAAGTGTACAATGAATGGAGAAAAGCCTATCGCGGGATCGGTGCTTCCAACTATTTCCTCGACAACGTGGACAAGGTACCTTCCACCAATACGGCCCTGATCAACCAGTTCAGGGGAGAGGCAAAAGCATTACGGGCATACCAGTATATCAAGCTGATCGGCCTTTTCGGGCCGGTGCCGCTGGTGACCAGCTCCCTGACCCTGGAAGCTTCCCGCCAGCTTACCAACACACCCGTGGAGGAGCTCTGGGATTTTGTAGACAAAGAACTTACCGAAGCTGCTGCTTTGCTGCCTGCTGCCTATGCGGCCTCGGAAACGGGACGCATGACAAAAGGGGCTGCACTCGGACTGCTGGCGCGCGCCAACCTGTATGCCGGCCGGTTTCAGAAAGCCGCCGCTGCCGCCGACCTGGTGATCAAGTCGGGTACATACAGCCTGTACGATTCGTACCAGAAACTGTTTACCTATGCAGCTGAAAACAACAGGGAAGTACTGCTGGACCGGCAGTTTATCAAGGATACTTACCCGGTGAATGTATTTCAGCTGCTGGCTCCTTACAGTCAGAAAAACAGCCAGAGCACCTTTGTGCCCACCAAGGCGCTGGTTGATCTTTATGAAACCACCGAAGGTAAAAAGATCACTGACGCCGGCAGCGGCTACAACCCTGCCAAGCCCTACCTCAACCGGGATCCGCGATTGAAGTACTCCATTTACCTCGAAGACGATGTGCTGCCCAGCGGCATTGCATTCAAGCCGCAGCCTACGAGCGGTACTGCGGATGCGATAGGCAGTACCTACATTGCGTCGACGACGGGTTTTAACATCAAAAAATACATCAATAATGAGGATTATGGCAATCCTGTGAACAGCGGGATTAACATCATCCTGCTCCGCTACGCAGAGGTTTTGCTGACGTATGCAGAAGCTAAAATAGAGCTGGGGCAGGTGGATGCGAGCGTTTATAATGCCATCAATGCAGTGCGGAATGGTCGTACAGATGTGAAGCAGCCCGATGTTACCTCAGGCAGTCAGGCTGCATTGCGGGAGCTGGTGCGCCGGGAACGGACTGTGGAGCTGGCTTTTGAAGGACAGCATTTGTTTGATATCCGCCGCTGGAAAACGGCAGAAATGGTCATGCCGGGCCCGGTTTACGGGATTACTTATACCAATGCACAAGGCCAGCTGGTGACCGCAGAAGCCGTGGCGGTCAACAAGGTGTTTGATGCCACGCGCCATTATTTGTGGCCTATTCCGCAGAAAGAGCTTAATTTGACGCCGACGCTTCGCCAGAATGTGAATTGGTGA
- a CDS encoding SusC/RagA family TonB-linked outer membrane protein codes for MFKNFPQLISGLFFLVVLLALTGLQAHAQTISGTVTSAADKSALPGINIVIKNTVTGTTTDAEGKYQLNAPTDAVLVFSGIGYVTQEVEAGKRTIVDAQLAADTRQLDELVVVGYGTQKKTSLTNSIAQISGEEITRRPVSSVQQSFQGVMPGVTVLDQGGSPGRSNAAIRVRGITTFNINNSSTSGFDLGKNDALVIVDGIEQRLSDLNPDDIESVSVLKDASSTAIYGSRATNGVVLIRTKRAAGSKVQVNYHGYYAIQKSTNVPKMMGLEAYMREQVAAYTNAGATLPARFTEESIQTWIHATDRERYPLPNTWFQTLLHAAPQQNHTFSIAGGNESLRTRLSVRYQDQKGVIDNFGNKIGEIRLNSDYEVSKKIRVSADVNYRFNKTLSPTTNANAPLDRFFHGSLWAVPKYADGTYGLSTQGNNPLMFIEIGGLSRQTTDYLSGYVKADWDIAEGLTFSTQLAGRGFFTQQKNYTNSYTNIDKNTNITKVIANNSLTEVRDNLKEYTLNNLLTYEKSWGPHNFKGLLGYSQIGNTQTFLSAYRERFYNNDIGSIGQGANDGTKSNDGRDAVYGLRSFFGRINYDFNEKYLLEVNARYDGSSKFTGDKQYSIFPSFSAGWRISKENFWQPLEKTINDLKFRGSWGITGNQSVDLYSYYASLTAAGYNLGGASVPGYRQTTLANTGLGWESTTQLDLGLDASFLGNRLNLTVDYYRKLTNDILLNLDIPATIGLNAPPQNAGSVENKGWEFALNYRGTPAPSGFRYNLGANLSINENKVTDLKGTGPYLAGSDIDPRYIIAKGLPINTLWGYKTDGLFQTQQEIAEYGATYAANTKPGDVKYLDLNGDKRISADDMTAIGNSFPKYTFGLNGDFSYKNFELNILFQGTAKVDARLAGALAEMGNQEGFTHEIYTNNYWTPENTGARFPRPVKFDLRNVATSDRLVINGSYLRLKNVQVAYNLPAALVKKIYLGRVRVYASATNVFTISKLNEWNLDPEVPSGRGVYYPQTALYTLGLNLQF; via the coding sequence ATGTTTAAAAATTTCCCCCAACTCATTTCAGGGCTTTTCTTTCTGGTGGTGCTCCTGGCACTGACCGGTTTACAAGCCCATGCGCAGACGATCAGCGGAACCGTGACGTCGGCCGCAGACAAGTCGGCCCTGCCAGGTATCAACATTGTGATCAAGAATACCGTAACTGGCACCACCACCGATGCCGAAGGTAAATACCAGCTGAATGCCCCGACAGACGCGGTTCTTGTTTTCTCGGGCATCGGGTACGTTACCCAGGAGGTAGAAGCGGGCAAGCGCACCATTGTGGATGCCCAGCTTGCGGCAGATACCCGTCAGCTCGATGAGCTGGTGGTCGTAGGTTACGGTACCCAGAAGAAAACCAGCCTGACCAATTCGATTGCGCAAATCAGCGGGGAGGAGATCACCCGCAGGCCGGTGTCCAGTGTGCAGCAATCGTTTCAGGGCGTAATGCCGGGCGTGACTGTGCTTGATCAGGGCGGATCACCCGGCAGGTCCAATGCCGCGATCCGTGTCCGGGGTATTACTACGTTTAATATTAATAACAGTTCGACCAGCGGATTCGACCTGGGTAAGAATGATGCACTCGTGATCGTGGACGGCATTGAGCAGCGCCTGAGTGACCTGAATCCGGATGATATCGAGTCTGTTTCGGTGCTGAAAGATGCATCTTCTACGGCCATATACGGTTCACGGGCAACCAACGGGGTTGTGCTTATCCGTACCAAAAGAGCTGCGGGCAGCAAGGTGCAGGTCAATTATCACGGCTACTACGCAATCCAGAAGTCGACCAACGTACCTAAAATGATGGGCCTGGAAGCCTACATGCGCGAGCAGGTGGCTGCCTATACCAATGCAGGTGCAACTTTGCCCGCCCGGTTTACGGAGGAATCCATCCAAACGTGGATCCATGCAACGGACCGTGAGCGGTACCCACTTCCCAATACCTGGTTTCAAACCCTGCTGCATGCGGCTCCCCAGCAGAATCATACGTTTTCGATCGCCGGCGGCAATGAGTCACTGCGTACCCGGCTGAGCGTCCGTTACCAGGACCAGAAAGGGGTGATTGACAATTTTGGCAATAAAATCGGTGAAATCCGGCTGAACTCGGACTATGAGGTATCCAAAAAGATCCGCGTGAGTGCGGATGTGAATTATCGTTTTAACAAGACCCTGAGCCCGACCACAAATGCCAATGCACCCCTGGACAGGTTTTTCCACGGCTCGCTGTGGGCTGTGCCCAAGTACGCTGACGGTACCTACGGCCTGAGTACGCAGGGAAATAACCCGCTGATGTTCATTGAAATCGGCGGCCTGTCGCGGCAAACGACCGACTACCTGTCGGGATATGTAAAGGCAGATTGGGACATTGCGGAAGGACTGACGTTTTCCACCCAGCTGGCAGGAAGAGGGTTTTTTACCCAGCAAAAAAACTACACGAACTCCTATACCAACATTGATAAGAATACCAATATTACCAAGGTCATTGCCAACAACAGCCTGACGGAAGTACGTGATAACCTGAAAGAGTACACGCTCAATAACCTTTTGACGTACGAAAAAAGCTGGGGTCCGCATAACTTCAAAGGCCTGCTGGGCTACTCGCAGATCGGTAATACGCAGACTTTCCTGTCGGCTTACCGGGAGCGTTTTTACAACAACGATATCGGCTCTATCGGGCAGGGTGCCAATGATGGTACCAAAAGCAACGACGGCCGTGACGCGGTATACGGGCTTCGATCTTTCTTCGGACGTATCAATTATGATTTTAATGAAAAATACCTGCTTGAAGTCAATGCACGGTACGACGGGTCGTCCAAATTCACCGGCGACAAGCAATACAGCATTTTTCCCTCATTTTCGGCAGGCTGGCGTATTTCCAAGGAAAACTTCTGGCAGCCGCTTGAAAAGACAATCAATGACCTGAAATTCAGGGGCTCGTGGGGTATCACCGGAAACCAGTCGGTGGACCTGTACAGCTACTATGCATCGCTTACTGCCGCAGGTTACAACCTGGGCGGGGCTTCGGTACCGGGTTACCGCCAAACCACACTGGCCAATACCGGTCTGGGCTGGGAATCGACCACGCAACTGGACCTTGGACTGGATGCTTCCTTCCTTGGCAACCGCCTGAACCTGACGGTGGATTACTACCGCAAGTTAACCAATGACATTTTGCTCAACCTGGATATCCCGGCCACGATCGGGCTGAATGCACCGCCGCAAAATGCCGGATCCGTGGAGAACAAAGGCTGGGAATTTGCCCTGAACTACCGGGGTACGCCGGCTCCTTCGGGCTTCCGCTACAACCTGGGTGCCAACCTGAGCATCAATGAAAACAAGGTAACCGACCTGAAAGGCACGGGTCCTTACCTGGCCGGTTCGGACATTGACCCTCGGTATATCATTGCAAAAGGCCTCCCGATCAATACGCTTTGGGGCTATAAGACGGACGGGCTTTTCCAGACTCAGCAGGAAATTGCCGAATATGGCGCAACCTACGCGGCCAATACCAAGCCCGGCGATGTGAAATACCTCGATCTTAATGGAGACAAGCGCATTTCGGCAGACGATATGACGGCTATCGGCAACTCATTTCCGAAATATACCTTTGGGCTGAATGGTGATTTTTCATATAAAAACTTTGAGCTGAACATCCTCTTCCAGGGAACTGCCAAAGTAGACGCAAGGCTGGCGGGTGCCCTCGCCGAAATGGGGAACCAGGAAGGTTTTACGCATGAAATTTACACCAACAATTACTGGACGCCCGAAAACACCGGTGCCCGCTTTCCGCGGCCGGTCAAGTTTGACCTTCGGAATGTAGCCACTTCGGACAGGCTGGTGATCAACGGGTCTTACCTGCGCCTGAAAAACGTGCAGGTAGCGTACAACCTGCCTGCCGCGCTGGTCAAGAAGATCTACCTCGGCCGGGTGCGTGTGTATGCCTCGGCGACCAATGTTTTCACGATTTCAAAACTCAATGAATGGAACCTTGATCCGGAAGTGCCGTCGGGAAGGGGTGTGTACTATCCGCAAACAGCACTTTACACGCTGGGCCTGAACCTGCAATTCTGA
- a CDS encoding LacI family DNA-binding transcriptional regulator, with product MKKEATYFGVKEIARRANVSIATVDRVLHNRSGVSEKTKKKINDIITELDYQPNILASRLASKKIISLAVLIPRVSEETDFWEAPLRGISRAEAEIRKYGIQVSEHFFDLNDKHSFETQAQLVLGSDVQGVLLSPTFLDESRDFLQKCHDRKIPFVLIDSDVPDLDRLCYIGPHLFQSGYVGAKLLTYRLKENHKVLVLNISQEADSYNFMQIEEGFRAYFSDHQQPCEIIRSDISHTDPLSITRDLTRILHEHSDLEAIFVTNSRVFAVAAFLKKAARTDISLIGYDFLKQNITYLKEGLIDFLICHKPEEQGYRGMMALYQKLVLGATIEKVHFMPIDIITKENQAFYQN from the coding sequence ATGAAAAAAGAAGCTACCTACTTTGGCGTAAAAGAAATTGCCCGCCGCGCCAACGTTTCCATTGCTACGGTAGACCGTGTGCTGCATAACAGGAGCGGGGTTTCGGAAAAAACTAAGAAGAAAATCAATGACATTATTACTGAGCTCGATTACCAGCCCAACATCCTGGCGAGCCGGCTGGCATCCAAAAAGATCATTTCACTGGCGGTCTTAATCCCGCGGGTTTCGGAGGAGACTGACTTCTGGGAAGCACCGCTGCGCGGGATCAGCCGTGCGGAGGCCGAGATCAGGAAATACGGCATTCAGGTCAGCGAACATTTTTTTGATCTCAACGACAAGCATTCATTTGAAACGCAGGCACAGCTGGTACTTGGCAGTGATGTGCAGGGCGTGCTGCTCTCCCCTACTTTCCTGGACGAGTCACGCGATTTTCTGCAGAAATGTCATGACCGCAAGATCCCCTTTGTGCTGATCGACTCCGACGTACCCGATCTGGACCGGCTTTGCTACATTGGCCCACACCTGTTTCAAAGCGGATATGTAGGTGCCAAACTCCTGACCTACCGCCTGAAAGAAAACCATAAGGTACTGGTGCTCAACATATCGCAGGAGGCAGACAGCTACAACTTCATGCAGATCGAGGAGGGTTTCCGAGCTTACTTCTCCGACCACCAGCAGCCTTGCGAAATTATCCGCAGCGACATCAGCCACACCGACCCTCTTTCCATTACCCGCGACCTTACGCGCATTCTGCACGAGCACAGCGATCTGGAAGCCATTTTCGTGACCAATTCCCGGGTTTTTGCCGTGGCTGCTTTTCTGAAAAAAGCAGCGCGAACCGACATTTCGCTGATCGGATACGATTTTTTAAAACAAAATATTACCTACCTCAAAGAAGGCCTGATCGATTTCCTGATCTGCCACAAACCCGAAGAGCAAGGTTACCGCGGAATGATGGCGCTGTATCAGAAACTGGTGCTCGGTGCAACAATCGAAAAAGTGCATTTTATGCCGATCGATATCATCACCAAAGAAAACCAGGCATTTTACCAGAATTAG
- a CDS encoding Gfo/Idh/MocA family protein: MHFSRRKFIHSSLAAGAGLSLMQVPFAKAGRADGKRVGIIGLDTSHSVAFVKALNAEQPDTAYDGFRVTAAYPYGSKDIESSAKRIPGYIEEVKKMGVEISGSIQDVLAKSDYILLETNDGRLHLQQALEVFKAGKKMFIDKPVAGSLSDTLAIYEASKKYKIPVFSASSLRYIKGLEGIDKAKVLGADTYSPATLEKTHPDLYWYGIHGVETLYTVMGTGCKSVTRVSTPDTDIVVGIWENGRTGTFRGTRTGKHDYGGTVFTEDGNKTLGPYAGYEPLLVDIIKYFKTGEMPVTPEETIEIFAFMEAADESKRQGGKSVTLESVLAKARKKSS, translated from the coding sequence ATGCATTTTAGCAGAAGAAAGTTTATCCACTCCTCACTGGCTGCCGGTGCAGGCCTGAGCCTGATGCAGGTTCCGTTTGCAAAGGCCGGACGTGCCGATGGAAAGCGGGTTGGTATCATCGGACTGGACACCTCGCACAGCGTCGCGTTTGTGAAGGCGCTCAATGCAGAGCAGCCCGACACTGCCTACGATGGTTTCCGCGTCACGGCTGCCTACCCTTATGGCAGTAAGGACATTGAGTCGAGTGCGAAGCGCATTCCGGGTTATATAGAGGAAGTAAAAAAAATGGGGGTCGAGATTTCCGGCTCCATCCAGGACGTGCTAGCCAAGTCGGATTACATTCTGCTCGAAACCAATGATGGCCGCCTCCATTTGCAGCAGGCACTCGAAGTATTCAAGGCAGGTAAAAAGATGTTTATCGACAAGCCCGTAGCAGGCTCGCTGAGTGATACGCTCGCTATTTATGAAGCTTCAAAAAAATACAAAATTCCTGTTTTTTCTGCCTCGTCCCTGCGGTACATCAAAGGGCTGGAAGGCATTGATAAGGCAAAAGTACTCGGGGCCGACACATACAGTCCTGCCACCCTTGAAAAAACACACCCTGACCTCTACTGGTACGGCATTCACGGTGTAGAAACACTCTATACGGTGATGGGTACTGGCTGTAAAAGCGTCACCCGGGTCAGTACGCCCGATACCGACATTGTGGTAGGGATCTGGGAAAACGGGCGCACAGGCACATTCCGCGGCACCCGCACAGGCAAGCACGATTACGGCGGGACCGTTTTTACCGAAGACGGCAACAAAACATTAGGCCCATACGCTGGCTATGAGCCGCTTTTGGTGGATATTATCAAGTATTTCAAAACAGGGGAAATGCCGGTGACGCCCGAAGAAACCATTGAGATATTCGCTTTCATGGAGGCAGCGGACGAAAGTAAGCGGCAGGGCGGCAAAAGTGTGACACTGGAAAGTGTGCTGGCCAAAGCCCGTAAAAAATCATCCTGA
- a CDS encoding high-potential iron-sulfur protein yields the protein MKKPDTINRRKFLCKTICTGPLIAATFWLSGCRGKSKDACSDISGLTESDKTNREAMGYVAISPIPNSTCGNCQLWLPPEDEDACGGCQLFKGPVPEEGFCTYWAPHDKDE from the coding sequence ATGAAAAAACCCGATACCATTAACCGCAGAAAATTTCTTTGCAAGACGATCTGTACGGGCCCGCTGATTGCCGCAACTTTCTGGCTTTCGGGCTGTAGAGGCAAGTCAAAGGATGCATGCAGCGACATTTCGGGCCTGACGGAAAGTGACAAAACCAACCGGGAAGCTATGGGCTATGTAGCCATTTCGCCGATTCCCAACTCTACCTGCGGCAACTGCCAGCTCTGGCTGCCACCCGAGGATGAGGATGCGTGCGGGGGCTGCCAGCTTTTTAAAGGGCCGGTGCCGGAAGAAGGATTTTGCACCTACTGGGCGCCGCACGACAAAGATGAGTAA
- a CDS encoding Gfo/Idh/MocA family protein, which translates to MKSPENPTGENRRDFIKKSLAGSALLTIGGVLPGFSPKSYANIMGANEKVNVAMMGVNSRGLALTSNYAVQPNCQVISISDVDSRATAKAISTVNEVAKYKPTDVPDFRKALENKDVDALVIAAPDHWHAPAAILASKAGKHVYLEKPCSHNPNEGEMLVQVAKKYKNVIQMGNQRRSWPNVAAGIKAVHGGAIGRPYFAKGWYTNNRASIGVGKETAVPAWLDFELWQGPAPRRAFKDNIIHYNWHWFWHWGTGEALNNGTHMLDLMRWGLQVDYPTRVTSAGGRYRYKDDWEAPDTQVINLEFANNTAMSWEGRSCNGRTNEGASVGVIFYGENGSIQIMEGNAYKQYDLDNKLVKDVVNDFEIDPRNKMNPSQALDALHIQNFFEGIKKGTAVNAEIVGGHQSTLLAQLGNIALRSGGTLNIDPSNGHIKGNKEAEKFWKREYQKGWEPTV; encoded by the coding sequence ATGAAAAGTCCAGAAAACCCGACGGGCGAAAACCGCCGGGACTTTATCAAAAAATCGCTTGCAGGAAGTGCCCTGCTTACTATTGGCGGTGTGCTGCCGGGTTTCAGTCCGAAGAGCTATGCCAATATTATGGGTGCGAATGAAAAAGTAAATGTGGCCATGATGGGCGTCAACAGCCGCGGTCTTGCGCTCACTTCCAACTATGCCGTGCAGCCCAATTGCCAGGTGATTTCCATTTCTGATGTAGATTCCCGGGCTACCGCAAAGGCAATTTCCACCGTGAACGAGGTAGCCAAATACAAACCCACAGATGTTCCTGACTTCCGTAAGGCATTGGAAAACAAGGATGTTGATGCACTGGTTATCGCTGCACCGGATCACTGGCACGCACCTGCGGCTATTCTGGCGTCCAAAGCCGGCAAGCACGTGTACCTCGAAAAACCATGCAGCCACAATCCAAACGAGGGAGAAATGTTGGTGCAGGTGGCCAAAAAATACAAAAATGTCATTCAGATGGGCAACCAGCGCCGGTCGTGGCCCAATGTGGCCGCAGGCATCAAGGCAGTGCATGGCGGCGCCATCGGTCGTCCGTATTTTGCCAAAGGCTGGTATACCAACAACCGCGCGTCTATCGGGGTGGGAAAAGAGACGGCGGTACCTGCCTGGCTGGACTTTGAACTCTGGCAGGGACCCGCGCCGCGGCGTGCATTCAAAGACAACATCATCCATTACAACTGGCACTGGTTCTGGCATTGGGGCACGGGCGAAGCATTGAACAACGGTACCCACATGCTTGACCTCATGCGCTGGGGCCTGCAGGTAGACTATCCTACCCGGGTAACTTCCGCAGGCGGCCGCTACCGGTACAAAGACGACTGGGAAGCACCTGACACACAAGTGATCAACCTTGAATTTGCCAACAATACCGCCATGTCGTGGGAAGGCCGCAGCTGTAATGGACGTACGAATGAAGGCGCGAGTGTGGGGGTGATTTTTTACGGGGAAAACGGCTCCATCCAGATTATGGAAGGCAATGCCTACAAGCAGTACGACCTTGATAACAAGCTTGTAAAAGATGTGGTCAATGATTTTGAGATCGATCCGAGAAACAAAATGAACCCGTCGCAGGCGCTGGATGCATTGCACATTCAGAATTTCTTTGAGGGTATAAAAAAAGGAACCGCTGTGAATGCGGAGATCGTGGGCGGGCATCAAAGTACCTTGCTCGCACAGTTGGGCAACATTGCCTTACGCTCCGGCGGTACACTGAATATTGATCCGAGCAATGGACATATCAAGGGGAACAAGGAGGCGGAGAAGTTCTGGAAAAGGGAATATCAGAAGGGCTGGGAGCCGACGGTGTAG